Proteins encoded together in one Mycobacterium noviomagense window:
- a CDS encoding flavodoxin family protein, whose amino-acid sequence MSKTLLVVHHTPSPATRELLEAVLAGANDPDIEGVDVVVRPALAATVPDMLEADGYLFGTTANLGYMSGALKHFFDTVYYPSLDHVAGRPYGLWVHGNNDTVGAATAVEKVATGLSLTKAADVLEVVGGIDAAVRERAYELGGTLAATLME is encoded by the coding sequence ATGAGCAAAACTCTTCTGGTTGTTCACCACACGCCGTCGCCCGCCACGCGTGAACTGCTCGAGGCCGTACTCGCCGGCGCCAACGACCCGGACATCGAAGGCGTCGACGTGGTGGTCCGCCCGGCGCTGGCCGCCACCGTCCCGGACATGCTCGAGGCCGACGGCTACCTTTTCGGGACTACTGCCAACCTCGGGTACATGTCGGGAGCGCTCAAGCACTTCTTTGACACCGTCTACTACCCGAGCCTCGACCACGTCGCGGGCCGGCCGTACGGCCTGTGGGTGCACGGCAACAACGACACCGTCGGCGCCGCAACGGCTGTCGAAAAAGTGGCCACCGGACTGTCGCTGACCAAAGCCGCCGACGTACTGGAAGTCGTCGGCGGCATCGACGCCGCGGTGCGTGAGCGGGCCTATGAGCTGGGCGGCACGCTGGCCGCCACACTGATGGAGTGA
- a CDS encoding tetratricopeptide repeat protein has protein sequence MTKSPRALRIQLLIAFMCAALLVYLVLLTRIAVVLIGSGRGAAIGLGVALLVLPAIGLWAMIATLRAGFAHQKLARLIADDGMELDVSALPRRPSGRIDRQAADVLFDTVRAEIQDNPDDWRRWYRLARAYDYAGDRGRAREAMKKAVQLQGGR, from the coding sequence ATGACGAAATCCCCACGCGCCCTGCGCATCCAGCTGCTCATCGCGTTCATGTGCGCTGCGCTGCTGGTGTATCTTGTGCTGCTCACCCGGATCGCCGTCGTCTTGATCGGCTCCGGCCGAGGCGCCGCGATCGGTCTCGGGGTAGCGCTGCTGGTTCTGCCGGCAATCGGCCTGTGGGCCATGATCGCAACCCTGCGCGCCGGGTTCGCCCACCAGAAACTCGCCCGCCTCATTGCCGACGACGGAATGGAACTCGACGTCAGCGCATTGCCACGACGGCCGTCCGGCCGCATCGACCGACAGGCCGCCGACGTCTTGTTCGACACCGTCCGCGCCGAAATCCAAGACAATCCGGACGACTGGCGGCGCTGGTACCGGTTGGCCCGCGCCTACGACTACGCCGGTGACCGCGGCCGCGCACGCGAAGCCATGAAAAAGGCCGTCCAGCTGCAGGGCGGACGATGA
- the dapB gene encoding 4-hydroxy-tetrahydrodipicolinate reductase: protein MRVGVLGAKGKVGSTMVQAVQAADDLTLSAEVDAGDPLTLFTDSHTEVVIDFTHPDVVMDNLEFLIDNGIHAVVGTTGFTDERLQQVRSWLAAKPGTAALIAPNFAIGAVLCMHFAKQAAPFYDSVEVIELHHPHKADAPSGTATRTAQIIAEARKGLPPNPDATSTSLPGARGAEVDGIPVHSVRLAGLVAHQEVLLGMAGETLTIRHDSLDRTSFVPGVLLAVRHIKERPGLTVGIEPLLNLR from the coding sequence ATGCGGGTAGGCGTGCTGGGAGCCAAAGGCAAAGTCGGCTCGACCATGGTGCAGGCCGTGCAGGCCGCCGACGATCTGACGCTATCCGCCGAAGTCGACGCCGGTGATCCGCTCACTTTGTTCACCGACAGCCACACCGAGGTGGTCATCGACTTCACGCACCCCGACGTCGTCATGGACAACCTCGAGTTCTTGATCGACAACGGAATTCACGCGGTCGTCGGAACCACGGGCTTTACCGACGAGCGGCTCCAGCAAGTGCGCTCATGGCTGGCCGCCAAACCCGGCACCGCCGCGCTGATCGCGCCGAACTTCGCGATCGGGGCGGTGCTGTGCATGCACTTCGCCAAGCAGGCGGCGCCGTTCTACGACTCCGTCGAGGTTATCGAGCTGCACCACCCGCATAAGGCCGACGCCCCGTCGGGCACCGCCACGCGCACCGCCCAAATCATCGCCGAAGCACGAAAAGGCTTGCCGCCCAACCCCGATGCCACCAGCACGAGCCTGCCTGGCGCCCGCGGAGCCGAGGTCGACGGAATCCCCGTGCACTCGGTACGGTTGGCCGGACTGGTCGCCCACCAGGAAGTGCTACTGGGCATGGCAGGCGAAACGCTGACCATCCGCCACGACAGCCTCGACCGGACCTCGTTCGTACCCGGCGTCCTGCTGGCGGTGCGCCACATCAAGGAACGTCCCGGCCTGACGGTCGGCATCGAGCCCTTGCTCAACTTGCGATGA
- a CDS encoding acetyl-CoA carboxylase family protein, producing MTLLIANRGEIALRIIRTAIELGIDTAAIYAEDDADSPHVHAADEAIGLPGAGPAAYLDHAAVLAAAKKSGASMIHPGYGFLSEDAAFARACAAAGYRFVGPDADLLELFGDKSAARRAAIDAGVPVLAATDGPSSLEDVHAFFAIHGGAIMIKALGGGGGRGLRVVRSADQIDDAYRHCAAEAQLGFGKRAVFAEALFDDARHIEVQIVATGPHALALGDRDCSVQRRYQKLVEIAPAQALSDETRRALHENAARLFGQLNYRGLATVEFLVAGDRFVFLEVNPRIQVEHTVTEEVTGIDLVATQLAIADGAAFEQLGLPAGITAHGTDVTGEPGLARGIAIQTRVNMETIDTDGSVIPTAGTLTAFTPPSGPGVRVDTYGRPGLTPSPRYDSLLAKVITHVHGTSFPAVLRKARTALADFSIEGIGTNSSLLREILSTNDIQSGAVTTGFLDAKLPELAATAMARQSEIRVITPELYPGEGVLRAPMAGTVIEVAPEGAEFAAGGPVAVLEAMKMQHALAAPDALRTVRNLVMPGQVVGTGDPLVVFSRTGADTDASTAAEQDLDRPRADLDEVRHRHLLTLDEARPEAVTKRHKQNRRTARENIADLVDPGSFVEYGALAIAAQRSRRSEEDLIANTPADGLVAGLATIGGAEAVVFSYDYTVLAGTQGMRNHAKTDRVLELAARKRVPVVLFAEGGGGRPGDTDLGNIAGLDVPTFRTLAALNGQVPLVSIVSGRCFAGNAALAGVCDVVIATPDANIGMGGPAMIEGGGLGVYRPEDIGPIDVQRRNGVVSLVAHDEAHAVSLAKQYLSYFQGSIGDWEAPDPRLARHVVPENRLRAYDVHRVIESVVDVGSVLELRPDYGVGVVTALVRVEGVAYGLVANSSHHLGGAIDAEAADKTADFFNLCQSSGLPIISLCDTPGFMVGPDAEKEAAVRRFGRLFVVGARLTVPLGMIVVRKGYGLGAMAMAGGSFHAPDFTVAWPTGEIGGMGLEGAVRLGFRKELAAVADPAERQQLFEKLVEAAYQHGKALTSATTFELDDVIDPADSRAWITRLARR from the coding sequence ATGACGCTGCTGATCGCCAACCGCGGCGAGATTGCACTTCGAATCATCCGCACCGCAATAGAACTGGGCATCGACACCGCCGCGATATACGCCGAGGACGACGCCGACAGCCCGCATGTGCACGCGGCCGACGAAGCGATCGGCTTGCCGGGCGCCGGCCCCGCCGCGTACTTGGATCATGCCGCGGTCCTGGCGGCAGCCAAAAAGTCCGGGGCCTCAATGATCCATCCAGGCTACGGATTCCTCAGCGAGGACGCCGCATTCGCGCGGGCCTGCGCCGCCGCGGGATACCGGTTTGTCGGCCCCGATGCCGACCTGCTCGAGCTGTTCGGTGACAAGTCCGCGGCCCGCCGCGCTGCGATCGACGCGGGGGTGCCGGTGCTGGCCGCGACCGACGGGCCCAGCAGCCTCGAAGACGTTCACGCGTTTTTCGCCATACACGGCGGCGCGATCATGATCAAAGCGCTTGGCGGTGGTGGAGGCCGTGGGCTTCGGGTAGTCCGCAGCGCAGACCAGATCGACGATGCCTACCGCCACTGCGCCGCCGAAGCGCAACTCGGATTCGGCAAGCGCGCCGTCTTCGCCGAGGCATTGTTCGACGACGCACGCCACATCGAGGTGCAGATCGTCGCCACCGGGCCGCATGCTCTCGCGCTCGGCGACCGCGACTGCAGCGTCCAGCGGCGCTACCAGAAGCTCGTCGAAATCGCGCCTGCACAAGCACTTTCAGACGAGACGCGCCGCGCCCTCCACGAAAACGCAGCGCGGCTGTTTGGCCAGCTCAACTACCGCGGGCTGGCCACCGTCGAATTCCTGGTTGCCGGCGATCGTTTCGTGTTCCTCGAAGTCAATCCACGAATCCAAGTGGAGCACACCGTCACAGAAGAGGTCACGGGGATCGACCTGGTGGCGACCCAACTCGCCATCGCCGACGGCGCCGCGTTCGAGCAGCTGGGTCTTCCCGCCGGAATCACCGCTCACGGCACAGATGTCACGGGCGAGCCAGGGTTGGCGCGGGGAATCGCGATCCAGACCCGCGTGAATATGGAGACGATCGACACTGACGGATCGGTGATACCGACCGCGGGCACCCTGACCGCATTCACGCCACCCAGCGGCCCCGGGGTGCGCGTCGACACCTACGGCCGGCCCGGGCTCACTCCCAGTCCGCGCTACGACTCACTGCTGGCCAAAGTGATCACCCATGTGCACGGGACGTCGTTTCCGGCGGTCCTGCGCAAGGCGCGAACAGCGCTGGCCGACTTCAGCATCGAGGGCATCGGAACCAACAGCTCGCTGCTGCGAGAAATCCTGTCCACCAACGACATTCAATCCGGCGCTGTCACGACAGGCTTTCTCGACGCCAAGCTTCCCGAGTTGGCAGCTACCGCGATGGCCCGCCAATCGGAGATTCGAGTTATCACGCCCGAGCTGTATCCGGGTGAAGGAGTGCTGCGCGCACCGATGGCCGGCACCGTGATCGAGGTCGCGCCCGAAGGCGCCGAATTTGCTGCGGGCGGGCCGGTGGCGGTGCTGGAGGCGATGAAGATGCAGCACGCGCTCGCCGCGCCGGACGCCCTCCGCACTGTTCGTAACCTCGTGATGCCCGGGCAGGTCGTCGGAACCGGTGATCCGTTGGTGGTATTCAGTCGCACCGGCGCGGATACCGACGCCAGCACGGCCGCCGAACAGGACCTGGACCGGCCACGGGCCGACCTCGACGAGGTGCGGCACCGACACCTCCTCACCCTCGACGAAGCGCGACCCGAGGCAGTAACCAAGCGGCACAAACAAAACCGCCGCACCGCGCGGGAGAACATCGCCGATCTGGTCGACCCGGGCAGCTTCGTCGAGTACGGCGCGCTCGCGATCGCCGCGCAGCGCAGCCGCCGCTCGGAAGAAGACCTGATCGCCAACACGCCCGCCGACGGGCTTGTCGCAGGCCTTGCGACCATCGGCGGGGCTGAGGCGGTGGTGTTCTCCTACGACTACACGGTGCTCGCGGGCACGCAGGGCATGCGCAACCACGCCAAAACCGATCGGGTCTTGGAGCTGGCCGCACGCAAGCGGGTGCCGGTGGTGCTGTTCGCCGAAGGCGGCGGAGGACGCCCGGGTGACACCGACCTCGGCAACATCGCCGGGCTCGACGTGCCGACCTTCCGCACGCTGGCTGCGCTGAACGGCCAAGTGCCGCTGGTGTCGATCGTGTCCGGGCGCTGCTTCGCCGGCAACGCCGCGCTGGCCGGAGTGTGCGACGTGGTCATCGCGACCCCCGACGCCAACATCGGCATGGGCGGACCGGCGATGATCGAAGGTGGTGGGCTTGGCGTGTACCGGCCCGAGGACATCGGCCCAATCGACGTGCAGCGACGCAACGGCGTGGTCAGCCTGGTCGCCCATGATGAAGCGCACGCGGTGTCGCTGGCGAAGCAGTACCTGTCGTATTTCCAAGGCAGCATTGGGGATTGGGAGGCCCCTGATCCGCGGCTCGCCCGCCATGTGGTGCCGGAGAATCGGCTGCGTGCTTACGACGTCCACCGGGTAATCGAATCAGTCGTGGACGTCGGCTCCGTCCTCGAGCTGCGCCCCGACTACGGGGTCGGCGTGGTGACCGCGCTGGTCCGGGTCGAGGGTGTGGCATATGGGTTGGTAGCCAACAGCAGTCACCATCTGGGCGGAGCCATCGACGCCGAGGCCGCCGACAAGACCGCGGATTTTTTCAACCTGTGCCAATCATCGGGTCTGCCGATCATCTCGCTGTGCGACACACCGGGATTCATGGTGGGCCCCGACGCGGAGAAGGAAGCAGCCGTCCGGCGGTTCGGCCGCCTGTTCGTCGTTGGCGCGCGACTGACCGTGCCGCTCGGAATGATCGTCGTGCGCAAGGGATATGGGCTGGGTGCAATGGCCATGGCGGGCGGGTCATTCCATGCGCCGGACTTCACCGTTGCCTGGCCGACCGGCGAGATCGGCGGAATGGGGCTGGAAGGCGCGGTGCGGCTCGGTTTCCGCAAGGAGCTGGCCGCCGTCGCTGACCCGGCCGAGCGGCAACAGCTGTTCGAGAAACTGGTCGAGGCGGCCTATCAGCACGGCAAAGCGCTGACCTCGGCCACGACCTTCGAACTCGATGACGTCATCGATCCCGCCGACTCCCGGGCGTGGATCACCCGGTTAGCCCGTCGCTGA